The nucleotide sequence CAATCACAAAATTGTTACCAAAATTCAAATTCAAGTTTACTTAATTTTGAATTCATTTTATTGGATATTTTATGTGTGATATGTTTAATTCAAAGTCCtataatttctttttcattATTGCAGTTAACAGGTATTATGATAATATCTGTTGGAACAACAATTTATGCAGTTAATGACGACTTCTCGAAGTTTCTTGATCCAAAATACATATCTCCAGCAACTCTTTTGATCATAGTAGGCATCCTTGTGTTTGTAATCGCATTTCTAGGATGTTTTGGAGCTCTTAAAGAAAGTACTTGCATGGTTCTTATAGTAAGTACCCTTCAATTTACTTTAATAATTGACattctttatttaaatattcgCTTTTAACTTCACTTGGATCAATTCTCTCCGTTTCTTTCTATTGGATTTAtcaaaattttttaatatacttTTATATGGTCTATACATATAACGTAAACAAGTTTGATAATAGTAAGTATTTTTATAGTTTGCAGTATCGCTCTCTGTAGTTCTCATACTGGAATTAGCTGCTGCAATTACAGCTTATGCTCTTCAGGATGACATAAAAAGTGTCTTAGCTGAAAATATTAATGCTACTATGCACGAATATTCAACGGATAAAGATGCTAAAAAAGCTATTGACTTTTTACAGTCAAGGGTAATGTATATGGTTCATTAACGAATAGGAGTACATAGGTAGCTTGTATTTTTACCATGTACAGAATATACATCAAATTTTTAACGTTTGTAATATTAATTGGAGCCTGTTCTAACATAATGCATTTATCTCAGCCAATAAGGCATTTTGTGATATCTATCACAACTATCACTACCTTTCTATGAACATTATACATAATCGTAAAATCATTAAATAAATCTTTTTTCTGGTAATTATAGCTTTATTGTTGCGGATACAATGACTATCACGATTGGGATGAAATTATGAAAGAGACAGGAGATCGTTTACCAGAATCTTGTCGTCCTCACGGAATATTTAGTGACAACATACCATGTGATTATGTTACTGGCGATGGATGTAATGTCTACGGAATAGGATGTGTTAGAAACCTTTCGGTTCTCATTCATAGAAGTGTACTTTACATTGGTACTGGTGCTGTGGCCATCGCTCTTATTCAGGTAAATATATGTAGATTTTTTATTTCTTGCTGTATAACAAATTACATCCTAGTAAAATTTTGAAagatgaattcgaaactaattaACTTTAACAATCAaggttttaaaaattattagaaaaatcCTTTTTCTTATATATTTCGTACTTTTACTTATCTGTACGTGAAaattaattgtatattattattttcagttCACTGGAATAATGTTTGCTTGCATATTAGGTAAAGCAATTAGGAAACAGAAAACTGAAAGAGAGCGTCGTAGATGGGAACTTCGAGAAAGCTTGGTTAATGGCTATGAACCATTGGGGAAATCAGATCCTTTAACAACTTTTCCTGTCGTTTATATGTACCCTGAACCTACAAAAAATGCCGCCTAGTATTTTTCTCTTCTCTTTATAGATTTTTCATTGAATacttttttatttaatcatttgtcATAAACCTCCTATTATGCCGTATATTTAAATTCCGAAAGTATATTAGCATTATCCTGTACTTTCTAAGCTCTTCATTTATTCAAAAGgtaaacgttaaaaaatcgtttctttacATTCAAGTTTGAATAGTATAAATTTCAATTGCTAATATGTTATACAATTAAAAACTAGATAAATCGGATAACAGAATAAAAGTTATTCTTAAACCAAATTGCATGTTAAAGTAAACCATTTTATAAAGAAACATTTTGTACCAACTTTCAATTTACCGTTTTCACCTAAAAGGTAATGACGTGAAAACCTTGTGCTACACGCTTTTTCTCTATTCTtaaatacaataattaaaaaaaaatcatgaaTAATTTTTGCAACATATGCTGAAAAGAACTTTTTCCaagtgtataaatataaatcatagatTCAAAATGGTCACATTTcagaatattttaaattttttagTTAGAATAACATTCCTATAAAGGTCCACTTTTCTAAAATACTTACCTTAAGCCCAAGTACATTTTTAATATAGCAAATCAACAACTGTTGCACTTTCTTTTCTTGTACATTAATGCTTTTCCATTCTTGTTCTTTCGGTAATGTCTTTTACCATGTAGagaatatacataataaaatgaattatgtTTCTAGATTATACAATGAAATGTGTGATTAAATAACTTTCGACATTTTAAAATTGCATTCTTTACTAGTAAAAATTGTTTCCAATctcattgaaaaattaatgctctttgtaaaattgtttttatttcttcattcTCTGATAAATTTTTTAGATAAGGAGGTGTAAGTTCACGATAAGCTAAACAAATTCGTCGAGAGTTTACATCTTCCCTCAGAACGCAATGTTCCCACTTGTACCTACAAAAAAAAATTAAGATCTAATATCTGTTTCAACAatgtaacaattatttattaatggttatgaaacaataaatttttttcaattgtaTTTTACCTCACAggttttataaattattcttcGTAAActcgatattattaaataaatatattctaaGCTACTAATATGTTGTTATAAGTACTACAAAATGTAGTTATTTTAGATTACAAAAATGCCTTTAAAAAAGATCCttttaaattattgttaaaattttgtattatatgtaaatatacaaaatatgaaaaaataaaaactttaataAATGTTAGCAATACATATGTTCTACatttaatgtaataaaattgttatcatGCACTGAAAATTGATATTAAGGTAATGTTTTAGTTTGTctatagaaataaatattttaaaacacAGCCAATCCTAATTGTATCTCTAAAGAATCATGAAAATATTTAACCATGCAAGAAATGTATCCTTACTGCAGTTATATGATAAATTTTATTACCTTGCAGCACCGTAAAGAACCATAAGAGATCCTTCTGGCATTGGTAATCTCACAGTTATGTTGTGAATATCTTTGTTTTCATTCATTTCAACAAATTTTACATTGTCATGTGATGTAGAATACTCAGCAACACTTTCCAAATTATATTTTGTATCTGGACCAAGATAAGGAGTCATTGTCAAAACTGAATCAGCCTTTACATTGACAGTAACTATTCTTTCACCCCAAATCCAGCAATCATCAATATGTGGATCTATAGAAGCTCCTCGTAATGGATCATATTCTAAAGTACATTGCTCCACTGTTTGAAAATCCTTAAGTACAGGCTCTTCTAAGAATTTTTGTTGCACAAATTGAGTAGGATGTGGAAAACCATTAAAGGAACCCAAACGTAATTTCTTCTTCTTAAAATTGCATTTTGGACCAAAAttctaaattcataaaattatttcgctatatgattttttgtttacttaatattaatttaatattatacgcTAGTCATTGATATTAGAACTCAGTGAAGTCTTTTTCATATCTTTTAAATCTAATTTTAAAGTTATAGGTTTTGTgtgattattttttttttcaggactgtatttattgtataaaaagAGTTTCAACAGTACTTTAAGACTCTGCACATTATTCTAGTGAtgtttacaaaaataattatgttGAAAATACCTGTTTTCTTCTTCCGCTTTGTGAAGCTTCCCAAGGAATATTATTCAGGGCTTCCATCAGTGAAGCAATTTCATGGGAATTTAAGAAATTCAGCTATGTATTAAAGAAGAAAAATACAACTTCTTTAACATTTTAGGATCAACATATTTGAATAGTTAGGGTATATTGTAGGTCAAGTGATGGGATTCTCTAttgctaaattaatttttacatttttttaatctTACCACAGAATATATCGTTCCAAATAATATGATTAACTTCAggctttatttaaaaattattatataaataattgatagattattgtattataattgtattagtATTATACTGTGTGATTGTTATTATACTGTGTACCTATATTAATTTGAGAAGTAAATAATTTACCTAATTTAATGAAAGTTAATATTGCTTGGAAGAATACCTAAGACAAACACTTTTATTTCTTGTATTTCAGTTCCCTTTGTAGTAGTAATACTCACATAGTAATTTATAAATAGTAATTATAAGTATTTGCAACcagtttttctaattttata is from Megalopta genalis isolate 19385.01 chromosome 12, iyMegGena1_principal, whole genome shotgun sequence and encodes:
- the LOC117219084 gene encoding alpha-ketoglutarate-dependent dioxygenase alkB homolog 4 isoform X1, which produces METVRPCGCKGIRSCLFCEKEYNITKPNLKLQLEKWTSYVYCVHCDKAWPGWDIDLYKNHPNHQGNPIEFPGVYIKLNFLNSHEIASLMEALNNIPWEASQSGRRKQNFGPKCNFKKKKLRLGSFNGFPHPTQFVQQKFLEEPVLKDFQTVEQCTLEYDPLRGASIDPHIDDCWIWGERIVTVNVKADSVLTMTPYLGPDTKYNLESVAEYSTSHDNVKFVEMNENKDIHNITVRLPMPEGSLMVLYGAARYKWEHCVLREDVNSRRICLAYRELTPPYLKNLSENEEIKTILQRALIFQ
- the LOC117219084 gene encoding alpha-ketoglutarate-dependent dioxygenase alkB homolog 4 isoform X2 encodes the protein METVRPCGCKGIRSCLFCEKEYNITKPNLKLQLEKWTSYVYCVHCDKAWPGWDIDLYKNHPNHQGNPIEFPGVYIKLNFLNSHEIASLMEALNNIPWEASQSGRRKQNFGPKCNFKKKKLRLGSFNGFPHPTQFVQQKFLEEPVLKDFQTVEQCTLEYDPLRGASIDPHIDDCWIWDTKYNLESVAEYSTSHDNVKFVEMNENKDIHNITVRLPMPEGSLMVLYGAARYKWEHCVLREDVNSRRICLAYRELTPPYLKNLSENEEIKTILQRALIFQ
- the LOC117219085 gene encoding uncharacterized protein LOC117219085, which encodes MIGTMKLPLGSQCVKLLLFLFNLLFVITGIILLSIGVGMHGIYHSYQHFLDSKFLSVPSLLIAIGAIIFFIAFFGCCGAARENYCMIVTFTSLLVIVFILELAGGISGYVLRARASSIIEGKMEQTMKEYQTTEGITEIWDNLQRKFDCCGTKNATDWSDILNPSSNSTVKNLPISCCDFKMGTVGSVNCTLTTPTLHQKGCYKSFLAYIAAHAMQLGGVGIGIAIVQLTGIMIISVGTTIYAVNDDFSKFLDPKYISPATLLIIVGILVFVIAFLGCFGALKESTCMVLIFAVSLSVVLILELAAAITAYALQDDIKSVLAENINATMHEYSTDKDAKKAIDFLQSRLYCCGYNDYHDWDEIMKETGDRLPESCRPHGIFSDNIPCDYVTGDGCNVYGIGCVRNLSVLIHRSVLYIGTGAVAIALIQFTGIMFACILGKAIRKQKTERERRRWELRESLVNGYEPLGKSDPLTTFPVVYMYPEPTKNAA
- the LOC117219084 gene encoding alpha-ketoglutarate-dependent dioxygenase alkB homolog 4 isoform X3, whose amino-acid sequence is MIGGSGASTKWTSYVYCVHCDKAWPGWDIDLYKNHPNHQGNPIEFPGVYIKLNFLNSHEIASLMEALNNIPWEASQSGRRKQNFGPKCNFKKKKLRLGSFNGFPHPTQFVQQKFLEEPVLKDFQTVEQCTLEYDPLRGASIDPHIDDCWIWGERIVTVNVKADSVLTMTPYLGPDTKYNLESVAEYSTSHDNVKFVEMNENKDIHNITVRLPMPEGSLMVLYGAARYKWEHCVLREDVNSRRICLAYRELTPPYLKNLSENEEIKTILQRALIFQ